The stretch of DNA TCGACCAGCGTGCAGCGCGGGGACCTCATCCAGGTGGGCGGCCAGCAGTGCCGTGTGGTCGACCTCTTCCAACTGGCGCACGGTGCCAAGCGGCTTGTGTTCGACTCGGGCGAGCTGCTGACCATGCACGCACGGACCCGGCTGGTCGCCATGCGAATGCTGAGAAGGTGGTGATTGGGTCCGTGTCTTCCCGCTGTGACGCTATCGCCGGTGACCTCCGGAACCAGATCCTGACCGGTCGGCTCAAGGCCGGCGAACGCCTTCGGTCTGAGCCCGACCTCGCCTCGCACTACGCGGTCAGCAAACCGACTCTGCGGAGCGCTCTCGCAGTCCTCCAAGGGGAAGGGCTGATCGAGAAGATCCACGGCAAGGGCAACTTCGTCCGTCGCCCCCTCCGCAGAATCACGTACCGCGGCGGAGGTGCGATGCCCGACGTGCACACCCCTGCTGACGCAGCTCTGCGCGTCACGATCCGCACCGCCAAGATCCAGGCGCGTGGGCATCTGGCGGCCCTCATGCACGTACCGGCCAGAAGCCCACTGACCGAGCTCGTCTGTCTCAGCCATGACGGGGAGTCGCCGCACAGCCTGGCTCGTATCTACGTGCCCCGGGACCTGGCGCCGGCCTCCATGCCTGAGGAGTCGACCTCGTACGTGGGGCTGGTGGCGAACCTGGCGGACCTGCGCCCGCCACTGGCCGACGTCCGGGAGAAGGTCAGCGTTCGCCTGCCGACACAGGAGGAAGCCTCGGTCCTTCGGATCGGCTCTGCCTGGGCCGTTCTTGCGATCACGCGCGTAATGACGGATGCCGCTGGAC from Streptomyces sp. 6-11-2 encodes:
- a CDS encoding GntR family transcriptional regulator, with the protein product MSSRCDAIAGDLRNQILTGRLKAGERLRSEPDLASHYAVSKPTLRSALAVLQGEGLIEKIHGKGNFVRRPLRRITYRGGGAMPDVHTPADAALRVTIRTAKIQARGHLAALMHVPARSPLTELVCLSHDGESPHSLARIYVPRDLAPASMPEESTSYVGLVANLADLRPPLADVREKVSVRLPTQEEASVLRIGSAWAVLAITRVMTDAAGRVVEAALLVFPGDHAEAVFTTHHQIDQRGTEE